The DNA region GCTCTGCCAGTTCTTCAAACCTACCCATACAGTTTTTATTAAGCACCTAAAATTTGCAAAGTCTATCATTACATCTTATTTAAAAGGAAACATGTTAATAATTAATTACAAAACAGAGGTAACATCCATAATAATGGTCCAAATGACTCCAAGATACATACTTACAttttagctgtttttaaaaacatgatcaGATATGAGAACTGTTTTAGAACCTACTGGAGCACTCAACTTCTACAATTCACTCCTGAATTTAGAAGGTTAATGGGAAAAGTTTCAGAACATTAGGTATCACTGTTTAAAAGTAGCACTTCTAAAAGAATACTAGGGCAACCGACCAGAAAAATCTTTTCTTTGGAGTCAATTTTGACCTCTGAATGGCTTCTATTCCTGTAAGAGGTCATTTATGACACCAAGCAGCACCCAAGTTCCTATtaattcagaaaggaaaaaaaatgtttttggttATCTTGTCAGCTGATTAGGTGAGAAGACACTAACAATTCAACCTGGCTCTGGTTATCAATAGCTcgtgattatattttaatataaacgtGTTAACAGTATACATTGTATCCTGTTTCCTACAGGAAAATCACACGACTTTAGTCACTTGCCCCACTTTTTTTCAGCCTCTCCCTGTACCCATCTCTCCCTAGTCTACAGTTTTTGCACATTTAAGGTATGCCTACTTCTGTATCCACCCACTATTTCTTCTGCTCTTAATCAGAGTCGGGACTCCTCAAAACTGTTGACTTCTCTGCTCTCAGAAATTCTCCAAATCCCTTACACTCTCACCCCaagtcccacccccacccccagccgcaTTCTAGAACCACCTGGCCTCCTCCCCACTATCCCGCATCTCTAGGCCTAAGGTGCGCTCAGCTTCCTCGCTCCGGGTGCACACTCCCCGTCCCTCCCCAGGCCGGCCTCCTCAGCCATTCCAGAAATTGACAAAGAAGGTGCAAAGGGAGTGCCACTTCTCAGCACAGTAGGTCTCGGTGAGCTTCGCGTTCTCGTCCAGCCCGTCGGGATCGGGCCCAGTCCCCAGGGGTCGCTCCTCGCCCGGGTCCGCGGCCGCCTTTCTCTTGCCCCCTTTGGTCTTCCTCTCAGCGGGTTTCTCTTTGGGTGGCGCGCTCGTGGGAGGCGGGGTGCCTGCAGCGGGGCCGTTCGCGGGATCCCGGGTCCTCCCCCGGCTCCTGGCCCGAGGCTTGGCATCCCTACGAAAGCCCGCCGCAGTGGGGCGGGCGAGTGGAGACGCGGGGGGCACCAGGCGCAGCTCGGCGCCGTGGCCCTTCTTGCCTGCGCAGAGACGGGCCTTGAGAGGCGCGGGGTCCTGGCAGGGCCGCCGCTTCTTGCGCAGCCCGCTCAGCACCTGCTTCCAGTAGTGAGGGCGGCGGGCGGCGTAGGCGGCGCAGCGCTCGGGCTCCCCGCGGTAGGCGCACTGCAGGCGCGCCCCGTCTGGGGCCTGGCAGCGCAGCGCCAGCTCTTTGCCCGCCGCGGGCCCTGGGGCGGACAGCAGGAGCTGCCAGCTGCACGCGTGCCGCCCGGGGCTGACGAAGCGGCCCGAGGAGCCGCCCGCCGGACCCCGGGCCGGCTCTGCCGCGCTGCCCGCCGCCCCCTTGTCCCTCCGGGCGGCCGCGAGGAGACAGccacccagcagcagcagcagcgagAGCGACGCTCGCAGCCTCAGAGGACTCATGGCCCTGGGTGTCCGCGTTCGGGTGGCTCTTCCGGGCCCCCTGGGCGCTTCAGTGGTGGCAGGGCCAAGAGGGCAGCATCTCTCGGACCTGCGGACAGAGGCACAGACAGCTTCTGACTGAGCCGGGCGGAGCCCTTCACCCAAGCACATGCACCTGCAAGGAGCCCTCCCCAGATTTCTGCGCGCTGATTTCTCGAGAGCAGCAGCAGCCTGCGAGGGTCTCCTCTGAAAAGTTTTCCTTGGGGTGGGGGGTCGCTTATTGTCTAGTGCTTTTAAAATCGTTTTGGAGAACCCCATGCAAATACAAAAGCAAAGAGATGCCTGATAATTACCACCTCCACCCGTCCTTCACCCCTCCCTTTTCCACCCTCCAATAAACTATCTACAAAATCATTTCAGATTATTCCTCCTATGCATTTCTACTGCACTTTGAACTTACCAAGCTTGAGGAGCAGTGTTGGAACCTTGCTAGGGTGGTGGGAATGACGGCGGGAGGGATAGGTCTGTTTTAGCCGATGTCCAGTGAACCAACGAGTTATCAGTGGGAGGGAAGGGGCCTCCCCCATTATGCCCCTCCCAGACTTCTCTCACACTGGGAGACTCCCACCCCCCtccacccctacacacacaccagATGTAGAAGTGGCACTGAAACAAAACATAAGTCTTATTTCACTTCCAATGTTTAAGATAATTTTTACTTGAGAATTTTAACAACtcagtcttttctttccttcGACGTATTTAATCGTCCCaacaaaaaagttaaacagaaagatttgagttaaaagaaaataaaatgatcaaaCAACTGTGAATATTTTAAACCAGGTGCTATTTACTATTTTTCATTATCATTGGGTTCTATATTTTCACCCATCATTTCTGATAGTCTTTCTTATTCTAATAATCTTAAGCCAAATAAGTGTTACTAACAAAAATATGTCCTCACTTATTAATATGCCTTAGTGTCCAGAAGTTCACCTAGGGGTGGACATTTGGGCTTTGACGCTTTAAGGTATCATAAATCAATTATAAACTTCTTGCAAAAATtagagaagtttttaaaaaataacttaattgGATTACAGTTGCAAGGGAGCATTGCCAATTCAAATAGTATGATCTTTAAGaattaatgtgtttttaaatcttgaaaattttatatttaagcaAAGCTAAAATATACTTCAAGATATTCTTTTTACAAAAATGTTCTCAGAAATGTGATTTTAAGAATTCATACCTCTGAAACTGGtttatacattttcttaaaatacttcCACAAGATGTCAAGAAGTCTCATATTTCCTAATGCCTTCTTGCAGACGGTATTTTCTATTGCTGAACTCCCATTGACATTGTATTTGAACAGTTATAATTTGATTACTAATgtaacaaataaaataagaattggaAGAATGTCTTTAAATATGTATTAGCACATATTAAATAAATAGTAGTGTGTATTGACCAACGAAAGATTTTTGACACTCTGGTGAAATCAGAGCGCTTAAATGGCTTACCTGAGTTCGCCCATCATGTGACAAAGCACAAGCCACCTGAGTGTCAAAGATAATGATCTTTACATTGAAGTTTTGTATTACATTGGTCACTTCCAACTTAGTTACGTTTTAATTACACCAATTTGACTTATAATGAGAAGTAATTAGTATCAATGAAGTTAACAAATATTAACTTGTTTCATAAACAAGAATAGGTTAATACATTTCACAGATGGAAACCTTTTTCCCAGAAAACTGTAATCGTAGGAGTAAAAGTGTAGTTACAGGTTTTTGTCTGTCATTCTGGCATTACTGTTGTCAGCTACTACACTGAACTGAAATCATTTTTTCAGCTAAAGAGTGACATCTTGTGACATTCTGCCCTAATTACAAGGAACAAGTTTACCTGAGGATAATCCAGAACTATTGTGCCCAAGGATACACAAATGTGCTGAACCATGTCAGAAAGGGATAACTTCTTACCAGAAGTTACCTTTTGtgaactgtggtaaaatatatataacattaaatTGACGATTTTAACCATTTCTAGGTGTACAATTCAGCGGCATTAGATTCTGTCAcactgttgtacaaccatcaccaccatccatctccagaacttttttcatCTCCCAAATGTACCCATTTAACAgtacttcatttctcccttccaCCACCTATTGGTAATTGACAgtctactctctgtctctatcaaTCTGACTACtccaggtacctcatataagtggaatcatacagtatttttcctcttgtgactggcttatttcacttagcatgtcttcaagtttcatccacattgtaacgtgtcagaatttcctttctcttcaaggctgaaaaatattccattgtatatatatatatatatatatatatgccacattttgtttagctATTTATCCACCAATGGTCAGTTGGGTTGCTtcgcttccaccttttggctattgtgaataatgctgctgtgaacatgggtgtacaaatacctaTCTGagttcctgctttcaattcttatGGGTATACAagcaaaagtggaattactggatcatatatatttaaaaaaatttttttaaactttttaaaaactttttgaggaaactccatactatttcccatagtggctgcaccattttaaatttccaccagcagtgcaggattccaatttctccacatctttgccaatacttgttatttactgtttgtttgcttgctgttttttgtttgtttgtataatAGTCATTCCTAATAGGTGTGAAGAGGCATCTCGCTGTggatttttttatttgcatttctctaatgattagtgatttggggcatcttttcaactgctttttggtcatttgtatatattggttgtagaaatggactattcaagtcctttgcctattttttaaccaggttgtttttatttttattttggtgtcattaatctacaattacatgaggaacattatgtttactaggctccccccttcaccaaggcccccccacataccccattaatcactgtccatcagtgtagtaagatgctgtagaatccctactcatcttctgtgttgcacagccctccccgtgccccacccccacacattatacatgctaatcgtaaggcgccctttcttcttcccccaatatctccctcccttcccacccaccctccccagtccctttccctttggcaactgctagtccattcttgggttctgtgattctgctgctgttttgttccttcagttttttctttgttcttacgctccacagatgagtgaaatcatttggtacttgtctttctccacccagcttatttcactgagcataataccctctagttccatccatgttgttgcaaatggtaggatttgttttcttcttacggctgaataatattccattgtgtatatgtaccacatcttctttatccatttgtctactgatggacacttaggttgcttccatttcttggctattgtaaatagtgttgtgataaacataggggtgcatctgtctttttcaaattgggttgctgcattctaagggtaaattcctaggagtggaattcctgggtcaaatgggatttctatttttagttttttgaggaacctccatactgctttccacaatggttgaactattttacattcccaccagcagtgtaggagggttcccctttctccgcatcctcgccagcatttgtttttcctagtcttttctatgttggccatcctaactggaatgaggtggtatctcattgtggttttaatttgcattttcctgataattagtgatgtgtagcatcttttcatgtgcctgttggccatctgaatttcttctttggagaagtgtctgttcatatcctcaaaagatactttttaaaatataatgatatCATAGAtgtaagaaaacatgaaatatataccataatactgatttttaaaaaataatcttgttTGCATCAGTGATTCAACAGGCTGGTTTAGATTCACCATATGCTACCTAATAGTTTAGAATGGGGTGAAATTTCATAATTTTAGTAATTAACTGCTTAGTCCTACCCTGCGAATCCTACAAAGGAAAAGTCTTACCATAAGAACGCAGTGTAGTGGCAACCTCCTTCCCTTCTGCCCCTAGAGAGTAGCTGCAGCTCCTGACCCAGCAAACTTCTATGGTGAATGGAGTGGGGCAGGAGGTCTCCTGCCTCTTAAGTTCCTTAAGAGTACAGAATAATTTGTGCATGTAAAATCAGCTTTGTGAAGTTTAATATTcaaattttctttgtttcatgTGTATTTGCCTTATCTCACACATTATATTGTAAGCTTTTTAGACAAGAattctctgttttttaatttttttttttttggcaatttaaattcacttaatttttcttgTAGTAAACTATGTGGTGGCCACAGCTAGAGCCTGAGTCCAAGGATAatctcttttttaactttttttgtacCTAATATAATGCTCAAGGTGAAAATTGATTTCTTGAACATTGCTGGTAAAAGTATAAATAGGTACAATTACTTCGGAAAACTGTTTACATtctcttataaaactaaatatacacCTACTCTGTGATCCAgctattccacttctaggtatttacccaaagtaaatgaaaacatatgaccACAAATAGGCAAGTACAGGAATGGTCACATCACTTTATTCATCATGTCAGTTCCAAAGTGCAAACAGCCCCATTATCCATTAACAGGTGATTGAATAAACAAATTGAGATACAACTTGTTtactagcaataaaaaggaatgaactactgcaACATGCAACAACATGATTGATTTCAAAACCATAATGTTGAGCAAATGAAGCCAGATAGCACAGCAAAGAGCATGTATTGTATGAGTGCATCTACATGAAGTTTTGGGACAAACAAAACTAATCCATTGTGGAAAAACATCAGAACAGGGCTGCCTCTGGGGAATGAGTGGGGACTTGTATTGATGAGAAAGGGATATGAAGGAACTTTCTAAGGGCTATTGCAATATATTATATTTTGGTAGAGATCTGAGTTATGCTTGCATGTAAACTTTGCCTAAAAAAGAACCCAAACCTGTAAAAAACATAACTTAAAAATTGTATTCCAATTATAGATATTAAGAACGTATAACCACCAAGATgaacatatattaatatatttgtgttccagttttttaaagaaaaaaagtcacgTAACTCTTCCATTTCCATTACCCCTTCAAATCCCACTTTCCTTCTCAAATATTGTTCTGCATCTTGCTTTTTATACTCAACTTAGTTTTGAGCTTTGTCCATATTAGCATATGTATATCTACTTTATTTACTTGAATTATTGCTGTTAGTATCCCATCATGTGGCTATATTACACTTAATTCATCCATCactctactgatggatatttaggtcaTTTCCAGGTTTTCTAGATGATAAACAGTGCTTCAGTGAACACCCTAGTAGAGATCTTCTTATGTAAGAGTATTTCTCTAGAGCAGCAGTCTTTTAAACTGAGTATATGTACCCCTGAAGATACCTAAAAGCTTTTCAAGGAGTGGGTAggtctctattttttttaaattcaaagtcAACCTCCATGTGCTTGTTCCCTCTATATGTTTTTATCAGCAGTAGGCCTTGGTATGGACCTATTGGGTCCTTTCGCCTTGAGCATTATATTAGGTACAAAGATTGGGGTCTATActggttttccttttccaactTCTTTCATATTTGCCCTTCACTCACTTGATTACAAAAAGACATAGTTCTCATCCATATAAAATCTCATGAgttttatacataaaatttaatatatatccatttttatgttgtttccattttttaaatttaacctGTTAATTCAtctaaagtttatttttgtgtttagCATGAAGCAACAAAATTACACCTAATTACCTTGATATAAAAGTCTAAATAATTTAAGTGGATAAtatatacttttgtatttataTCAAATTTCCTTTGATTATATGAGAAGGATAAAGCTAGTGGATGCACCAATCCATTACCTTCCCAGAATCCCCTGCAGTTACAGCATCCACAAGACACAGTTCTGACCAATGAGATATAAATTGGCTAAGAATTAGTGGGGAGATTTTTGCTTTCTTGAGACAAACATTACCTCTTACTCCTTCCTTTTCCTGGGTATCTGATGCACAGAGGTGAAGCAGCAGTCTTTCCACCTCTCCCAGTAGAGCCTGTATCAGGGG from Manis pentadactyla isolate mManPen7 chromosome 8, mManPen7.hap1, whole genome shotgun sequence includes:
- the FGFBP3 gene encoding fibroblast growth factor-binding protein 3 isoform X1, translating into MKMESASPDTGSTGRGGKTAASPLCIRYPGKGRSKRSERCCPLGPATTEAPRGPGRATRTRTPRAMSPLRLRASLSLLLLLGGCLLAAARRDKGAAGSAAEPARGPAGGSSGRFVSPGRHACSWQLLLSAPGPAAGKELALRCQAPDGARLQCAYRGEPERCAAYAARRPHYWKQVLSGLRKKRRPCQDPAPLKARLCAGKKGHGAELRLVPPASPLARPTAAGFRRDAKPRARSRGRTRDPANGPAAGTPPPTSAPPKEKPAERKTKGGKRKAAADPGEERPLGTGPDPDGLDENAKLTETYCAEKWHSLCTFFVNFWNG
- the FGFBP3 gene encoding fibroblast growth factor-binding protein 3 isoform X2 codes for the protein MSPLRLRASLSLLLLLGGCLLAAARRDKGAAGSAAEPARGPAGGSSGRFVSPGRHACSWQLLLSAPGPAAGKELALRCQAPDGARLQCAYRGEPERCAAYAARRPHYWKQVLSGLRKKRRPCQDPAPLKARLCAGKKGHGAELRLVPPASPLARPTAAGFRRDAKPRARSRGRTRDPANGPAAGTPPPTSAPPKEKPAERKTKGGKRKAAADPGEERPLGTGPDPDGLDENAKLTETYCAEKWHSLCTFFVNFWNG